Part of the Thermodesulfovibrionales bacterium genome, CATTTAAGGCCGAATCCTGCCGGACCTACCACGACATCACGCGTTTCTGCCACGAAATGGCGATACATGAGTTGTTCGACGTCACTGGAATATCCGCCGACGAAGTGGGGGCGATAAGGCTCTTGACAGGCGTACCCGTCGATATCTATCTCATCGACCTCGGCGGCGGCACGAGCGGACGGGAGGATACAAAGGATCTTCTCCTGAAAAACATCAGCTCCGTACCGTTTAATGCCTTCCTGAGGGGGCTTGCGGCCATGAAGTGGCCTGAGCCGAGACCGGCGGATGCAAAGGGTTTTCTCGGCATGCTCGCGACGTCTGCTTCGATTCCCGAAGAAGAACTGAAAAGGACTGCAGAGAAGAGCTTTTCGATCATCTCCGGAGATTACATGAATTTCGCCATCAGACTCGGTTATCACCTGTCGACCGTGGAAGCTTATGCGGGGGAGAACATCAATGACAACTATATTAAGTTCACCTTCAAGGGCGGCGGGGCGATCATCGACCGGAGACTGCGGAGGATCAGGCTGATAACGGAAATACTCAGGAAACTTGATTTCAGCGTAAAGGTGGTGGAGGATGTTGTGAATGCTTCCCTGATGAAATACAGAAGGTCTTCAACGGAAAAAACGCTCGAAATCCTCGGGAGGCTTACCGTTTATACGAAACAGCTCGACATGGTGATGTACAACGACGCCATAACGGATGTTTATATCGAGGAGTTCTGCTCGGCCAACGTCACCGGTCACTGAGATTGCTCTTTGCCTAAGCTCTCCCTGAGCATCTTGTTCTCCCTCTGGATCCTTAGCCACTTGATCGCCTTTTCGATGGTAAAGAGGATCTGCTCCTTTCTGAATGGTTTCGTTATGAAATCGAAGGCGTTCTTTTCCATCGCTGCGTCGGCGGCCTCGGCGGTCGAGAAGGCGGTGATGATGATGATCGGGATATCAGCGTCGAATTCCCTGACGGTATTGAGAAGCTCTATACCGTCGAGACCGGGCATTTTCAGATCCGTAATGAGGAGATCGAACCCCCCTTTCCTTGCCAGTCCCAGGGCCTCAATAGGATTGTTGGTAGTCGTCACCTCGTAAGGTGTTTTTTCTCTTACGATCATCTGCAGAAGCCGGAGCATGTCCGGCTCGTC contains:
- a CDS encoding response regulator, encoding MPEKLLIVDDEPDMLRLLQMIVREKTPYEVTTTNNPIEALGLARKGGFDLLITDLKMPGLDGIELLNTVREFDADIPIIIITAFSTAEAADAAMEKNAFDFITKPFRKEQILFTIEKAIKWLRIQRENKMLRESLGKEQSQ